GGTATAAATTTGCGTGGTTTTCACATCATTATGCCCCAGCAAATCTTGTACGGTGCGAATATCTGCGCCATGCGCCAGCATATGGGTGGCAAATGAATGTCGAAACGTATGGCAGGTTACCCGCTTATGCAGCTGGCTAGCAAGAACGGCTTTTTTCAGGGCTTTACGCAACACTGAAGGGTGCAAATGATGACGGCACTGCACGCCGCTCACCGGGTGCTGGCATAATGTCGCGGACGGAAATAAAAACGCCCATTCTGGCGAGCAATACGCGCGCGGGTATTTGCGCGCCAGCGCTACCGGCATTGAGCAACCGACGCCCTGCGCATTATCTTGCTGCTGTACCATTAGCGCACGCTGCATTTGCTGCTCTAACGCAGAATTTAAGCGTGGGCTTAGTAAGGTGACACGGTCTTTATTGCCCTTCGCATCAACCACATGCAGGGCCTGCTGCTGCAGCTGAATATCTTTCAAGCGAATGCTTAATACCTCTGCCGAGCGAAGACCGCTACCATACATTAACTGAAACGCCAGCAAGCGCTTGGCCGGAAACTGCT
Above is a genomic segment from Pseudomonadales bacterium containing:
- a CDS encoding integron integrase encodes the protein TQKIALNALVFLFHKVLDQPLGELNFSLATKQRRLPTVLSEQEIARLFQQFPAKRLLAFQLMYGSGLRSAEVLSIRLKDIQLQQQALHVVDAKGNKDRVTLLSPRLNSALEQQMQRALMVQQQDNAQGVGCSMPVALARKYPRAYCSPEWAFLFPSATLCQHPVSGVQCRHHLHPSVLRKALKKAVLASQLHKRVTCHTFRHSFATHMLAHGADIRTVQDLLGHNDVKTTQIYTHVLGQHFAGTNSPLDRLLA